TAAACCCAAACCAGTACCTTCAAAGCGATCTGCTACGGTATTGGTGATTTGGAAATAGGGTTGAAACAATTTAGCTTGGTCTTCTAGAGAGATACCAGTGCCAGTGTCCCAAACTGTAAAATGCACAAATTCGCCTTTGGGAACAACCTGTAAGCCAACGTTTCCTGTGCTGGTAAACTTTAAAGCATTGAAGAGTAAATTCAGCAGCATTTGCTTAAGTCGCAGTGGGTCGGCGGCTAGGGTTCCCGGATTTCTCACAAAGCCGGAGAAAAGAGGAGTCAAAAACTGCCAAAATATCTATTGCACATGAATTCCAGCAGTTTTAAGCATGACCCCTCAGAAAACAGATTGTATACCGGAACAGTTCAAATTTGAACAAGTTAAATCATGTCCAGTCGTAGTTAATTTCAAGGGTGAGAGGGTAACATCAGATGCAGGATTGACTTTAATTGCGGAGCTAGACCGAAAAAGAGAAATTACATCGCGAGTAGCAAGATGTTTTAAAGATTACCGAGATTCCAATAGAATTGACCATTCAGTAGAAAGCCTAATCACGCAGAGAATATATGGTTTGATAATGGGTTATGAAGACTTAAACGACCACGAGGAACTGCGTCACGATCCAATGTTTATCCTGGCGCTAGGGAAAATAATGGGTTCAGAAAAAGAACTACCAGTCCTAGCAGGTAAAAGCACTTTAAATCGTATCGAACACTGTCCAGAAACTGTTGAATCAAGAGCATCAAGTCGATATCATCGCATTGGACATGATGCAGAAGCTATAGAGAAATTATTAGTTGAAATATTTTTAGAATCCTACTCCAAAGCACCACGACAGATAATTTTAGACTTGGACGTGACTGATGATTTAGTGCATGGCAATCAAGAAGAAGTGTTTTTTAACCCTTATTATAGAGGATATTGTTATGCTCCACTTTATATTTTCTGCGGTAAACATTTAATTGCAGCAAAGCTTCGTGCTTCTAATGTAGATCCAGCGTCGGGTGCATTATCAGAATTGCAACGAGTAATAAAACTAATACGTTTACGTTGGGATAATGTGAAAATTATTGTACGTGGAGATAGTGCGTATTCGAGAGAAGATATTATGAGTTGGTGTGAATCTCAAGTTGGAGTAGATTATGTCTTTGGGTTAGCCCAGAATAGTCGGTTAATTCAACTATCCCAACCAACCCAATACCGGGCTTATCTTGAATATTCGC
This region of Nostoc sp. UHCC 0302 genomic DNA includes:
- a CDS encoding IS1380 family transposase yields the protein MTPQKTDCIPEQFKFEQVKSCPVVVNFKGERVTSDAGLTLIAELDRKREITSRVARCFKDYRDSNRIDHSVESLITQRIYGLIMGYEDLNDHEELRHDPMFILALGKIMGSEKELPVLAGKSTLNRIEHCPETVESRASSRYHRIGHDAEAIEKLLVEIFLESYSKAPRQIILDLDVTDDLVHGNQEEVFFNPYYRGYCYAPLYIFCGKHLIAAKLRASNVDPASGALSELQRVIKLIRLRWDNVKIIVRGDSAYSREDIMSWCESQVGVDYVFGLAQNSRLIQLSQPTQYRAYLEYSQKLETVVEFFETLFTPSDDLKKQAAAFVDNSVWYCSLDYKTLKSWSRNRRVVSKIEYSKSGVSTRFVVTSLPTKLVPPGRLYTQKYCPRGDMENRLKEQKLSLKSDRTSTHTFAGNQLRLWFSSVAYILINALREQCLTTSELKNATVGTVRTKLLKLGAVITVNSRYILIAISRDCPYKNIFATAYSYLSRLNCSG